The following proteins come from a genomic window of Elusimicrobiota bacterium:
- a CDS encoding zinc-dependent peptidase has product MTFAFPFRKARAPEPIPARARALLRAHVAPYRRLDAAGREALERAAARLRREKHVQGCGGFRVTERARWTIAGHAALLLLGRDMDGLPGWRTTLVYPAGYRARGARHLGAGVVGEEAEERAGEATRDVIVLSWSDAVADEGRLVLHETAHQVDFHFGLTEHLLDRTAADLTPWQRAWRRAYRAFRASVARGGRPGLDPYAAEDPAEFFAVATEDFFTAPRRWARRFPRLHALLRDVYRFDPLAGSGGSANVSSVRPGK; this is encoded by the coding sequence GTGACTTTCGCGTTCCCGTTCCGAAAGGCGCGCGCGCCCGAACCGATTCCCGCGCGCGCCCGCGCGTTGTTGCGCGCCCACGTGGCCCCCTACCGCCGCCTCGACGCGGCGGGACGGGAAGCCTTGGAGCGCGCCGCCGCCCGCCTGCGACGGGAAAAGCACGTCCAAGGTTGCGGCGGGTTTCGCGTGACGGAGCGGGCGCGCTGGACCATCGCCGGCCACGCGGCCCTCTTGCTGTTGGGCCGCGACATGGACGGGTTGCCCGGCTGGCGAACGACCCTGGTCTACCCCGCCGGTTACCGCGCGCGGGGCGCGCGGCACCTCGGCGCGGGCGTCGTGGGGGAAGAGGCGGAAGAACGCGCGGGCGAGGCAACGCGGGACGTGATCGTGCTTTCCTGGAGCGACGCGGTCGCGGACGAGGGGCGGCTGGTGCTGCACGAAACGGCGCACCAGGTGGATTTCCATTTCGGACTGACGGAGCATCTGCTGGACCGCACGGCGGCGGACCTCACGCCCTGGCAGCGGGCCTGGCGGCGGGCCTACCGCGCGTTCCGCGCGTCGGTCGCGCGGGGCGGGCGGCCCGGCCTCGACCCCTACGCCGCCGAGGACCCGGCGGAGTTCTTCGCGGTGGCGACGGAAGATTTTTTTACGGCGCCGCGGCGATGGGCGCGGCGGTTCCCGCGCCTCCACGCCCTGTTGCGCGACGTCTACCGGTTCGACCCGCTCGCCGGATCGGGGGGGAGCGCCAACGTTTCCAGCGTCAGACCGGGGAAATAG